From Actinomyces sp. oral taxon 171 str. F0337, one genomic window encodes:
- a CDS encoding MsnO8 family LLM class oxidoreductase, with product MSPRLSRISVLEQVPLFEGGETRQTLEDLVRLGRGLEESGYHRFWLAEHHSTGSFLSSAPDLLMMHILDATDRIRVGSGGVMAMHYGSLQMAERFATLATLHPGRVDMGLGRAPGGDMRAAGALNQGRVIDPDAINTLIEETVALLRDDLPATHPYASIEVRPRPAQMPEVWLLGSSGQSAAWAGAHDLNYAYAQFFSGRQQVEIMNHYRAHLPEGPGTRVDGASGGVVSSGPGAIHGGQTLSALCVSAAATREEAHEQALVAADARFSLRTGRPMHFRDPATLDAAYRAEVERYLERDTAIIVGTYDEVARVLSSFAENHGTEEVMLISYIDDVEVKTRQYAELASRLL from the coding sequence ATGAGCCCCCGTCTCAGCCGGATCAGCGTCCTCGAACAGGTCCCCCTCTTCGAAGGGGGAGAGACCCGCCAGACCCTGGAGGACCTCGTCCGCCTGGGGCGCGGCCTGGAGGAGTCCGGCTACCACCGCTTCTGGCTGGCCGAGCACCACAGCACCGGATCCTTCCTGTCGTCGGCGCCCGACCTGCTCATGATGCACATCCTGGACGCCACCGACCGCATCCGCGTGGGCTCGGGCGGCGTCATGGCCATGCACTACGGCTCGCTCCAGATGGCCGAGCGCTTCGCCACCCTGGCCACCCTCCACCCCGGCCGCGTCGACATGGGCCTGGGCCGCGCCCCCGGCGGGGACATGCGCGCGGCCGGAGCCCTCAACCAGGGACGCGTCATTGACCCCGACGCCATCAACACCCTCATCGAGGAGACGGTCGCTCTCCTGCGCGACGACCTGCCGGCCACGCATCCCTACGCCTCCATCGAGGTCCGCCCCCGCCCGGCCCAGATGCCGGAGGTCTGGCTCCTGGGCTCCTCGGGCCAGTCGGCCGCCTGGGCCGGCGCCCACGACCTCAACTACGCCTACGCCCAGTTCTTCAGCGGCCGCCAGCAGGTCGAGATCATGAACCACTACCGCGCCCACCTCCCCGAGGGCCCAGGGACCCGAGTCGACGGCGCATCCGGCGGCGTCGTGAGCTCCGGCCCCGGCGCCATCCACGGGGGCCAGACCCTCTCCGCCCTGTGCGTCAGTGCCGCCGCCACCCGCGAGGAGGCCCATGAGCAGGCCCTTGTCGCCGCCGACGCCCGCTTCAGCCTGCGCACCGGCCGCCCCATGCACTTCCGTGACCCGGCCACCCTCGACGCCGCCTACCGCGCTGAGGTCGAGCGCTACCTCGAGCGCGACACCGCCATCATCGTGGGCACCTACGACGAGGTCGCCCGGGTCCTGTCCTCCTTCGCCGAGAACCACGGCACCGAGGAGGTCATGCTCATCAGCTACATCGACGACGTCGAGGTCAAGACCCGCCAGTACGCCGAGCTCGCCTCCCGGCTCCTGTGA
- a CDS encoding transferase yields MSLASARSASEPSSSFPPPAVTPAQATSLRADLAESGWGVEAVAALLGEAADAALRREIRLPALRAVRAALAAGSAPSPVAVLTALFMLGEPVPATALDAALPRTAAAGAAAIGLVGEPDGAGYVRARVDLRPHEAIDDAGEVRWWVASDLGELVTGRALAPDHVLGVGGAGLTLAGLTPRTPVHAALDLGCGCGIQTLYLLRHAEYVVATDISARALAFTAFNAALAGVSVAGALGAGTESVAGSESGSDSGAGRLELLRGSLLEPVAGRRFDLIVSNPPFVITPPAVREAGLPLMEYRDAGGPVLPRLVAGLGEHLEPGASAVMLGNWEHRGAGSWRDAVAAWLPEGLDAWVVEREVQDPVEYAAMWLRDGGLTPDRDAEAFDAALEAWIDDFEVRDVRGVGFGYLIVHRPRCPREPWRLLEEVTTSGQGVLGPHVAEVLEARERLAGLDDEAVADLHPLLAPDVTEERHLIPGAAEPTVILLRQGGGLGRTLRASTAVAALAGVADGELSVDQIASAVAALTGEDVTALRTEMVEATRRLVTTGLLTVG; encoded by the coding sequence ATGAGCCTCGCGAGCGCCCGGTCCGCGTCCGAACCGTCGTCGTCCTTCCCACCTCCGGCGGTCACGCCCGCGCAGGCGACGAGCCTGCGGGCGGACCTGGCTGAGTCCGGCTGGGGAGTGGAGGCGGTGGCCGCCCTCCTGGGTGAGGCCGCTGACGCCGCCCTGCGCCGGGAGATCCGCCTTCCCGCCCTGCGAGCCGTGCGCGCCGCCCTGGCCGCCGGGTCCGCCCCCTCGCCCGTGGCCGTCCTGACCGCTCTGTTCATGCTTGGCGAGCCGGTCCCCGCCACCGCGCTTGACGCCGCCCTGCCCCGCACCGCAGCAGCGGGCGCCGCCGCCATCGGTCTGGTCGGTGAGCCCGATGGGGCCGGATACGTCCGTGCCCGCGTCGACCTGCGCCCCCACGAGGCCATCGACGACGCCGGCGAGGTGCGCTGGTGGGTGGCCTCCGACCTGGGCGAGCTCGTCACCGGCCGGGCCCTGGCACCCGACCACGTCCTGGGCGTCGGCGGCGCCGGCCTCACCCTGGCGGGTCTGACCCCGCGCACCCCCGTGCACGCCGCCCTGGACCTGGGCTGCGGCTGCGGCATCCAGACCCTTTACCTGCTGCGCCACGCCGAGTACGTCGTCGCCACTGACATCTCCGCGCGTGCCCTGGCCTTCACCGCCTTCAACGCGGCCCTGGCCGGTGTGAGTGTCGCCGGCGCTCTCGGCGCCGGTACCGAGTCTGTCGCCGGCTCCGAGTCGGGCTCCGACTCCGGTGCCGGCCGCCTGGAGCTTCTGCGCGGCTCCCTCCTGGAGCCGGTGGCCGGCCGTCGCTTCGACCTCATCGTCTCCAACCCTCCCTTCGTCATCACCCCGCCGGCGGTGCGCGAGGCCGGCCTGCCCCTCATGGAGTACCGCGACGCCGGCGGCCCCGTCCTGCCGAGGCTCGTGGCTGGGCTCGGCGAGCACCTCGAGCCCGGGGCGAGCGCCGTCATGCTGGGCAACTGGGAGCACCGTGGCGCCGGCTCGTGGCGCGACGCCGTGGCCGCCTGGCTCCCTGAGGGACTCGACGCCTGGGTCGTTGAGCGCGAGGTCCAGGACCCGGTCGAGTACGCCGCCATGTGGCTGCGCGACGGCGGCCTGACCCCAGATCGTGACGCCGAGGCCTTCGACGCCGCCCTGGAGGCGTGGATCGACGACTTCGAGGTCCGCGACGTCCGGGGCGTCGGCTTCGGCTACCTCATCGTCCACCGCCCCCGGTGCCCCCGCGAGCCCTGGCGCCTCCTGGAGGAGGTGACCACCTCCGGTCAGGGGGTTCTGGGACCCCATGTCGCTGAGGTGCTGGAGGCGCGCGAGCGGCTCGCCGGCCTCGACGACGAGGCCGTCGCCGACCTGCACCCGCTCCTGGCCCCCGACGTCACCGAGGAGCGTCACCTCATCCCGGGTGCCGCCGAGCCCACGGTCATCCTGCTGCGCCAGGGCGGAGGCCTGGGGCGAACCCTGCGGGCCTCGACGGCGGTGGCCGCGCTGGCCGGGGTGGCCGACGGCGAGCTGAGCGTGGACCAGATCGCCTCCGCGGTCGCTGCACTGACCGGGGAGGACGTCACCGCGCTGCGCACGGAGATGGTCGAGGCAACCCGGCGCCTTGTGACCACGGGCTTACTCACTGTCGGCTGA
- a CDS encoding SpaA isopeptide-forming pilin-related protein, which yields MSAATSDLSVPLGQTSAQIAYVRNTEGSDVITDRAGGYYYSALPWQWAATRACIRYSPAGGDYSTSVVEGSSGAYATVGYGRQELGGACPDFEGDPSWGTQSSLGFQPSNTTSVKAGHVFLVGMMRHVNRPIYSDISEVTNPARPETAYYGSFTVRTAGTIEANFPWVEKDTINTCTGKIDSDGRLIVGDYGREEEMVPTSYAYDSRGNVGRYGRNYVYMYQNNRLVRFDGYMTQNFTDKNGRSCSDDVLDIKSDRSDTAWTDPSTGIRYKLKLWGFVNNGSSDNCQAQLSQAESAGLEERFLTREQSISYGCLYGSLEQERPVTFAKDIKADPSVHGALTIPQFSYLNASPEGTYGHESWGTPSGLTPTWSGEAVDPRTYTLLAPNDAATVQEAEAVPQAVVDRRTGEARASGWFLRNVSCTVGANGAPLLRRDGTTRLDQSDSVNLDKRTIRLDGTQLAERQDEVAVKCVWHNEYVIGQGRVTLVTVVDGGHARPEQWTMTAKPATEGLFGQKTITGASGAPAVSRVPTAGGTYVLSAGKGPEGYSQNGPWACTDDDGSDVPVSSDSTFVLGEGRNVTCAVHQKPLQTPVSAVKTVDGASDAATAGSYALSYTCTPGPDGKATSTGRITVDAKGSAVNLPDQRVGATCTVTEDARDAGGLKQPGSATGGSLSWKDPAAFKVVTNPGNQEQEVASTPVAPTRGNAGGVTFTVPDSTQGAVRIKVVNSIVPHAGIAKTFAKVAKSTEKVNGRTTFDQTYTITVTNPSARAGLTYDLNDAWQVPHGVTVHKVSISGGAITGTETPQVGVPYTRTGITLPAGQKHIYTVVLNLSGPDAGLPGVRGTCTPGAVGQGKAVYNKASVTTKGDGQPKEAAACGTLPINPRFKASKTPLDVVRNSDGTFTSSYTVTVANTSLAASPVVADLTDTPQMPTGTRLSGIKVLEKGTDARDVTLPAINPATGTLNGSITLIKAGTGETLAAAPRTGGSGGRRTFTIRMTFTVRESTPGYNEADFQCGHQRADGKPSGLVNTIAMEGDADGEGNNLGCLSTSGRLMFSKEVTTQPGNGSTFDVVYTVSVVNEGALTVSTGPIDDKPSFAPGLTPTLVKVQRETSAARTVTAQPDGSYRLSDNENLYSGLTIRYTVTFTVKIDPSAAGYRDDLLSCTTQKARLVPGHGLYNKVVPEAGKDSDTRPDHDVACAGVSPHAGKRILSIVKTGSQGPLDDAAFDIYPMDPSTPGAKPLTNGVTFTGGKGTGTFTTTSLAINREYWLVETRAPAGHQLMAKPARFKVTDTGIELITAPPGGSALTVSRSGASRSDDTITVRDLQVGTLPLSGGRGIGMNIAVGIAAITGAGLLALRQRKTSSFGRPA from the coding sequence GTGAGTGCGGCCACGAGCGACCTCAGTGTCCCCCTGGGGCAGACCTCGGCGCAGATCGCGTACGTGCGCAACACCGAGGGCAGTGACGTCATCACCGACAGGGCGGGCGGCTACTACTACTCGGCGCTCCCGTGGCAATGGGCCGCCACTCGGGCCTGCATCCGCTACTCGCCGGCCGGTGGCGACTACTCCACCAGTGTCGTCGAGGGGAGTAGCGGAGCCTATGCCACCGTTGGTTACGGGCGGCAGGAGCTCGGTGGGGCCTGCCCGGACTTCGAGGGGGACCCCTCCTGGGGCACTCAGTCCTCCCTGGGGTTCCAGCCCTCCAACACCACATCCGTCAAGGCCGGCCACGTTTTTCTTGTCGGAATGATGAGGCACGTCAACCGTCCCATCTACTCCGATATCAGCGAGGTCACCAACCCGGCCAGGCCGGAGACGGCCTACTACGGGAGCTTCACAGTTCGGACGGCCGGAACGATTGAGGCGAACTTTCCCTGGGTGGAAAAAGACACGATTAACACCTGCACCGGAAAGATCGATTCTGACGGAAGGCTGATCGTCGGAGACTATGGCAGGGAGGAGGAGATGGTCCCAACTTCTTACGCCTATGACTCCAGGGGAAATGTTGGGCGTTATGGACGTAACTACGTGTATATGTATCAGAATAACCGTCTGGTGCGATTCGACGGATATATGACCCAGAACTTCACGGACAAAAATGGGCGCAGCTGCTCGGACGACGTCCTCGATATCAAGTCCGACCGTTCGGACACGGCCTGGACCGACCCGAGCACCGGCATCAGGTACAAGCTGAAGCTCTGGGGATTCGTCAATAACGGGAGCTCCGACAACTGTCAGGCCCAGCTGTCCCAGGCCGAGTCCGCAGGCCTTGAGGAGCGCTTCCTCACCCGCGAGCAGTCCATCTCCTACGGGTGCCTCTACGGCTCCCTGGAGCAAGAGCGTCCCGTCACCTTCGCCAAGGACATCAAGGCAGACCCCTCCGTCCACGGGGCATTGACGATCCCTCAGTTCAGCTACCTCAACGCCTCACCCGAGGGCACCTACGGCCACGAGAGCTGGGGCACCCCCTCCGGCCTCACTCCCACCTGGAGCGGCGAGGCCGTGGACCCGCGGACCTACACCCTGCTGGCCCCCAACGATGCCGCCACGGTTCAGGAGGCGGAGGCCGTCCCACAGGCCGTCGTCGACCGTCGGACCGGAGAAGCCCGGGCATCCGGGTGGTTCCTGCGCAACGTCAGCTGCACGGTGGGTGCGAACGGTGCCCCGCTGCTGCGCCGTGACGGAACCACCCGCCTGGACCAGTCCGACTCGGTGAATCTCGACAAGCGCACGATCCGCCTCGATGGGACCCAGCTCGCCGAGCGCCAGGACGAGGTCGCCGTCAAGTGCGTCTGGCACAACGAGTACGTCATCGGTCAGGGTCGTGTGACCCTCGTGACCGTCGTCGACGGCGGTCACGCCAGGCCCGAGCAGTGGACCATGACCGCCAAACCCGCCACCGAGGGGCTCTTCGGGCAGAAGACCATCACCGGTGCCAGCGGTGCACCCGCCGTCAGCAGGGTCCCCACCGCCGGCGGCACCTACGTCCTCTCCGCAGGCAAGGGCCCCGAGGGGTACTCGCAGAACGGCCCCTGGGCCTGCACCGACGACGACGGCAGCGACGTGCCCGTCAGCAGCGACAGCACCTTCGTGCTGGGCGAGGGCAGGAACGTCACCTGCGCCGTGCACCAGAAGCCCCTGCAGACTCCCGTCAGCGCGGTCAAGACCGTCGACGGCGCCTCCGACGCCGCCACGGCCGGCTCCTATGCACTGAGCTACACCTGCACCCCGGGTCCCGACGGCAAGGCCACCTCCACCGGCAGGATCACGGTGGACGCCAAGGGCAGTGCTGTGAACCTGCCCGACCAGCGCGTGGGCGCCACCTGCACCGTCACCGAGGATGCTCGTGACGCCGGGGGACTCAAACAGCCGGGCTCCGCCACCGGTGGAAGCCTCAGCTGGAAGGATCCGGCCGCCTTCAAGGTCGTCACCAACCCGGGCAACCAGGAGCAGGAGGTCGCCTCCACCCCCGTGGCCCCGACGAGAGGCAACGCGGGCGGCGTCACCTTCACCGTGCCCGACTCCACGCAGGGTGCCGTCCGGATCAAGGTCGTCAACTCCATCGTCCCGCACGCCGGTATCGCCAAGACCTTCGCCAAGGTCGCCAAGAGCACCGAGAAGGTCAACGGTCGTACCACCTTCGACCAGACCTACACCATCACGGTGACCAACCCCTCCGCCAGGGCGGGCCTCACCTACGACCTCAACGACGCCTGGCAGGTCCCCCACGGGGTCACCGTCCACAAGGTCAGCATCTCCGGCGGCGCCATCACCGGTACGGAGACGCCTCAGGTCGGGGTCCCCTACACCAGGACCGGCATCACCCTGCCCGCGGGCCAGAAGCACATCTACACGGTGGTGCTCAACCTCTCCGGTCCCGACGCCGGCCTGCCCGGTGTCCGGGGAACCTGCACCCCCGGCGCCGTCGGTCAGGGCAAGGCCGTCTACAACAAGGCCTCGGTGACCACGAAGGGCGACGGGCAGCCCAAGGAGGCCGCAGCCTGCGGGACCCTGCCCATCAACCCCCGGTTCAAGGCCTCCAAGACCCCGCTCGACGTGGTCCGTAACAGCGACGGCACCTTCACCTCCAGCTACACGGTGACGGTCGCCAACACCTCCCTGGCCGCCAGCCCGGTGGTCGCCGACCTCACCGACACCCCGCAGATGCCCACCGGCACGCGTCTGAGCGGGATCAAGGTCCTGGAGAAGGGCACTGATGCCCGGGACGTCACCCTGCCCGCCATCAACCCCGCCACCGGAACCCTCAACGGTTCGATCACCCTCATCAAGGCGGGCACCGGCGAGACCCTCGCCGCCGCTCCCCGGACCGGGGGCAGTGGCGGCAGGCGAACCTTCACGATACGGATGACCTTCACTGTGCGCGAGAGCACCCCGGGCTACAACGAGGCCGACTTCCAGTGCGGTCACCAGCGCGCCGACGGCAAGCCCTCCGGCCTGGTCAACACCATCGCCATGGAAGGAGACGCCGACGGCGAGGGGAACAACCTCGGCTGCCTGTCGACCTCCGGCAGGCTGATGTTCTCCAAGGAGGTCACGACCCAGCCGGGCAACGGCTCGACCTTCGACGTCGTCTACACCGTGAGCGTGGTCAACGAGGGAGCGCTGACCGTGTCCACCGGGCCGATCGACGACAAGCCCTCCTTCGCCCCCGGACTCACCCCGACCCTGGTCAAGGTGCAGCGCGAGACGAGTGCGGCCAGGACGGTCACCGCCCAGCCCGACGGCTCCTACCGCCTGTCCGACAACGAGAACCTCTACTCGGGCCTGACGATCCGCTACACCGTCACCTTCACGGTGAAGATCGACCCGTCGGCCGCCGGATACCGCGATGACCTGCTGTCGTGCACCACGCAGAAGGCGCGTCTCGTCCCCGGCCACGGCCTGTACAACAAGGTCGTCCCTGAGGCGGGCAAGGACTCCGACACCCGGCCCGACCACGACGTGGCCTGCGCCGGCGTCTCGCCCCATGCCGGCAAGCGCATCCTGTCGATCGTCAAGACCGGCAGCCAGGGCCCCCTGGACGACGCGGCCTTCGACATCTACCCGATGGACCCCTCCACCCCGGGAGCCAAGCCCCTGACCAACGGCGTGACCTTCACCGGCGGCAAGGGCACCGGAACCTTCACCACCACGAGCCTGGCCATCAACCGCGAGTACTGGCTGGTGGAGACCAGGGCTCCCGCCGGGCACCAGCTCATGGCCAAGCCGGCCCGATTCAAGGTGACCGACACGGGCATCGAGCTCATCACCGCGCCCCCGGGCGGCTCGGCCCTGACGGTCTCGCGCAGCGGGGCCAGCAGGTCCGACGACACCATCACCGTCCGAGACCTCCAGGTCGGCACCCTGCCGCTGTCTGGCGGACGCGGCATCGGAATGAACATCGCCGTCGGCATCGCGGCCATCACCGGCGCCGGCCTGCTGGCGCTGCGTCAACGAAAGACCTCCTCGTTCGGGCGCCCGGCCTGA
- a CDS encoding SpaH/EbpB family LPXTG-anchored major pilin, with amino-acid sequence MHSLTTRQGLGIAAAMTLAAGVLVAPTGAAAPADPNGSTIDPGAATTLTVHKCEQTDTNGVKEGTGNEEPQAECKPVSGVEFTITKLNVDLTTYKGWKQLADAKGDVLKAGALKTGTVQKITTGGDGLAAFTDAQTDVGAYLVSETRTPDKVIPAEDFVVTLPMTNPQDATAWNYNVHVYPKNTLSGVDKRVTDKPAPGSGHDLTYTITTSIPKVDYPGGARINRYEVVDQLDKRIKKDALAPVVKIVGQKEVTLENATDYTVITADGTDHNWATIQLTEEGRRKAAEARYNGNGETKVQVTLTATFDANVNLEGDLSNTAGLIPNDSPNFTWDPSRPGTKVPGIPTTPALSKYGKVVVTKTGTDDLADKTKYNGAQFQVYECTKTASGATLRDADPSTSTVDPLTIGGQKTFTTSGQGVVEISYLRANDYVNGVAKSQDQLTDEDHYCLLETKAPEGYTLQADPIPFRVMAEKATAKAPTEMTVTDVPKNAGFRLPLTGANGVIFLTVAGALLVIGGAVSAYANKRRHTARH; translated from the coding sequence ATGCACTCCCTCACCACGCGCCAAGGCCTCGGCATCGCCGCTGCGATGACGCTCGCCGCCGGCGTGCTCGTCGCCCCGACCGGCGCGGCGGCACCCGCTGACCCGAACGGATCCACCATCGACCCCGGCGCGGCCACGACACTGACCGTCCACAAGTGCGAGCAGACCGACACCAACGGCGTCAAGGAGGGGACCGGTAACGAGGAGCCCCAGGCCGAGTGCAAGCCCGTCTCCGGCGTCGAGTTCACCATCACCAAGCTGAACGTCGACCTGACGACCTACAAGGGCTGGAAGCAGCTCGCCGACGCCAAGGGCGACGTGCTCAAGGCCGGTGCCCTCAAGACCGGCACCGTCCAGAAGATCACCACCGGTGGTGACGGTCTTGCCGCCTTCACCGACGCTCAGACCGATGTCGGCGCCTACCTCGTCAGCGAGACCAGAACCCCGGACAAGGTCATTCCGGCCGAGGACTTCGTCGTCACCCTGCCGATGACCAACCCGCAGGACGCCACCGCGTGGAACTACAACGTCCACGTCTACCCCAAGAACACCCTCTCCGGTGTGGACAAGCGGGTGACGGACAAGCCGGCCCCCGGCTCCGGCCACGACCTCACCTACACCATCACCACCTCCATCCCGAAGGTGGACTACCCGGGCGGGGCGCGCATCAACCGCTACGAGGTCGTTGACCAGCTCGACAAGCGCATCAAGAAGGACGCCCTGGCCCCGGTCGTCAAGATCGTCGGCCAGAAAGAGGTGACTCTGGAGAACGCCACCGACTACACCGTCATCACCGCTGATGGCACCGACCACAACTGGGCGACCATCCAGCTCACCGAGGAGGGCCGCCGCAAGGCCGCCGAGGCTCGCTACAACGGCAACGGCGAGACCAAGGTCCAGGTGACCCTGACCGCCACGTTCGACGCCAACGTCAACCTGGAGGGAGACCTGTCCAACACCGCGGGCCTCATCCCCAACGACAGCCCCAACTTCACCTGGGACCCGAGCCGCCCCGGCACGAAGGTCCCCGGTATCCCCACCACCCCCGCGCTCTCCAAGTACGGCAAGGTGGTCGTCACCAAGACCGGTACGGACGATCTGGCCGACAAGACCAAGTACAACGGCGCCCAGTTCCAGGTCTACGAGTGCACCAAGACCGCGAGCGGTGCCACGTTGCGTGACGCCGACCCCAGCACCTCGACCGTCGACCCGCTGACCATCGGTGGGCAGAAGACCTTCACCACCTCCGGCCAGGGCGTCGTGGAGATCAGCTACCTGCGCGCCAACGACTACGTCAACGGTGTGGCGAAGTCCCAGGACCAGCTGACCGACGAGGACCACTACTGCCTCCTTGAGACCAAGGCGCCCGAGGGGTACACCCTCCAGGCCGACCCGATCCCCTTCCGCGTCATGGCTGAGAAGGCCACGGCCAAGGCCCCGACCGAGATGACCGTCACCGACGTGCCGAAGAACGCCGGCTTCCGCCTGCCGCTCACCGGGGCCAACGGCGTCATCTTCCTGACCGTCGCGGGCGCCCTGCTGGTGATCGGTGGTGCGGTCTCCGCCTACGCCAACAAGCGCCGTCACACCGCCAGGCACTGA
- a CDS encoding class C sortase has protein sequence MTAPLPTLHDRIPQITRPCTSRVEKGPDDATPQPGPGEPVPPRAGPRKAPRRKVLRERFLTWLPLALVLLGVAVLLYPVMATQHNNDEQQRLATMYTASVNAAGPEAIAAERASAETYNNNLESAPILDPWLELQRPDTPQYQAYLHEMDIDPVMARIVIPSVHVSLPVYHGTDSRTLAEGVGHLFGTSLPIGGPSTHAVLTGHTGLPTATMFDNLSQVKKGDAFYISSLGQTLKYEITDITVVKPDETDSLRKVPGRDLVTLITCTPYGVNSHRLLVTGERVPMDPTAAAAEEAKALPASMQTWMKAIIAVVVIIMTIVTGILVRLWWMRRRRSPRGAGGRTAKDSASTARTVEPPDPGDGVPLQADQQRRRRTGG, from the coding sequence GTGACAGCGCCACTCCCAACACTTCATGACCGCATCCCCCAGATCACCCGGCCCTGCACGAGTCGGGTCGAGAAGGGGCCCGACGACGCGACCCCGCAGCCCGGCCCGGGCGAGCCGGTCCCCCCTAGGGCCGGCCCGCGCAAGGCACCCCGCCGCAAGGTCCTGCGCGAGCGCTTTCTGACCTGGCTCCCACTGGCCCTGGTCCTGCTCGGCGTCGCCGTTCTCCTGTACCCGGTCATGGCGACTCAGCACAACAACGATGAGCAGCAGCGCCTGGCCACGATGTACACCGCCTCCGTGAACGCGGCCGGGCCGGAGGCCATCGCCGCGGAGCGCGCCTCCGCCGAGACCTACAACAACAACCTGGAGAGCGCGCCGATCCTCGACCCCTGGCTCGAGCTGCAGCGTCCTGACACCCCCCAGTACCAGGCCTACCTCCATGAGATGGACATCGACCCGGTCATGGCCCGGATCGTCATCCCCTCCGTCCACGTGAGCCTGCCCGTCTACCACGGCACTGACAGCCGCACCCTGGCGGAGGGAGTCGGGCACCTGTTCGGCACGAGCCTGCCGATCGGCGGCCCCTCCACCCATGCAGTCCTCACCGGTCACACCGGGCTGCCCACCGCGACCATGTTCGACAACCTCAGCCAGGTCAAGAAGGGTGACGCCTTCTACATCTCCTCCCTGGGGCAGACCCTCAAGTACGAGATCACCGACATCACGGTCGTCAAGCCCGACGAGACCGACTCCCTGCGCAAGGTCCCCGGACGCGACCTGGTCACCCTCATCACCTGCACGCCCTACGGCGTCAACTCCCACCGTCTCCTGGTCACCGGTGAGCGCGTCCCCATGGATCCCACGGCCGCCGCGGCCGAGGAGGCCAAGGCCCTGCCTGCCTCCATGCAGACCTGGATGAAGGCCATCATCGCCGTCGTCGTCATCATCATGACGATCGTCACCGGCATCCTCGTGCGCCTGTGGTGGATGCGTCGTCGCCGGAGCCCCCGGGGCGCCGGAGGTCGGACCGCCAAGGACTCGGCCTCCACGGCTCGGACGGTTGAGCCGCCGGACCCCGGGGACGGAGTCCCCCTACAGGCCGATCAACAGCGCCGCCGGCGAACAGGAGGATGA